One stretch of Prunus persica cultivar Lovell chromosome G1, Prunus_persica_NCBIv2, whole genome shotgun sequence DNA includes these proteins:
- the LOC18791249 gene encoding AAA-ATPase At5g57480 produces MKEYWTSLASLLGVLAFCQSLLQTVFPPELRFAFVKLFNKIFHWFSSYYYFDITEIDGVNTNELYNAVQLYLSSTVSISGSRLSLTRALNSSAITFGLSNNDCMVDAFNGVTVLWEHVVTQRQSQTFSWRPLPEEKRGFTLRIKKKDKYLILNSYLDFIMDKANEIRRKNQDRLLYTNSRGGSLDSRGHPWESVPFKHPSTFDTLAMDPKVKKEIMNDLKDFANGQAFYQKTGRAWKRGYLLYGPPGTGKSSMIAAMANFLGYDIYDLELTEVHTNSELRKLLMKTSSKSIIVIEDIDCSINLTNRKKNNGGGGGASARTYYDSMEMRGGGGGVSVPGEEGGGGNSITLSGLLNFTDGLWSCCGSERIFVFTTNHIEKLDPALLRSGRMDMHIFMSHCSYPALKILLKNYLGYEEGDLDEEIGKEFEGVLEKAGMTPADVSEVLIKNRRDKGNAVRELLEALKARAEKNNAGGGSREKVNGGHDLEEEEEEEEQEKRALESPKEEGCDFVEDSCKKGDEKDPKEDNEIIEK; encoded by the coding sequence ATGAAAGAGTATTGGACTTCTTTGGCCTCTTTGCTAGGCGTTTTAGCCTTCTGCCAGAGCCTCCTCCAAACAGTCTTCCCACCAGAGCTTCGCTTCGCCTTCGTGAAGCTCTTCAACAAGATCTTCCACTGGTTCTCCTCCTACTACTACTTCGACATCACGGAGATCGACGGGGTCAACACCAACGAGCTCTACAACGCCGTCCAGCTCTACCTGAGCTCCACCGTCTCCATCTCCGGCAGCCGCCTCAGCCTGACACGTGCCCTCAACTCCAGCGCCATCACTTTTGGGCTCTCTAACAATGACTGCATGGTGGACGCCTTCAATGGCGTCACCGTCCTCTGGGAGCACGTGGTCACGCAAAGGCAATCCCAGACGTTCTCATGGCGGCCATTGCCGGAGGAGAAAAGAGGCTTCACTCTGCGCATCAAGAAGAAAGACAAGTACCTCATTCTCAACAGTTACTTGGATTTCATAATGGACAAGGCCAACGAAATTCGAAGGAAAAACCAGGATCGGCTTCTGTACACAAATTCGAGAGGTGGGTCGTTGGATTCTCGAGGCCATCCTTGGGAATCTGTGCCCTTCAAGCATCCAAGCACGTTTGACACATTGGCTATGGACCCAAAGGTGAAGAAGGAGATTATGAATGATCTCAAGGACTTTGCCAATGGCCAAGCCTTTTACCAGAAGACAGGGCGCGCTTGGAAAAGAGGGTACCTTCTGTATGGCCCTCCAGGCACTGGGAAGTCAAGTATGATTGCTGCAATGGCTAATTTTCTTGGGTATGATATTTATGATCTTGAGCTCACTGAGGTGCACACCAACTCTGAGCTCAGGAAATTGCTGATGAAGACAAGTTCCAAGTCTATTATTGTGATTGAGGATATAGATTGTTCAATTAATTTGACTAACAGGAAGAAGAacaatggtggtggtggaggagctTCTGCTAGGACTTATTATGATTCAATGGAAATGAGAGGAGGTGGGGGTGGTGTTTCAGTTCCTGGAGaagaaggtggtggtggaaaTTCAATTACACTTTCTGGGTTGTTGAATTTCACTGATGGGTTGTGGTCTTGTTGTGGGAGTGAGAGGATTTTTGTGTTCACAACCAACCACATTGAGAAGCTTGACCCTGCATTGCTGAGAAGTGGAAGAATGGATATGCATATATTCATGAGCCACTGTTCATATCCAGCGTTGAAGATTCTGCTGAAGAACTATTTGGGGTATGAGGAGGGTGATTTGGATGAGGAGATTGGGAAGGAGTTTGAAGGGGTTTTGGAAAAAGCTGGAATGACACCAGCTGATGTGAGTGAGGTGTTGATCAAGAACCGGCGCGATAAGGGCAACGCCGTGAGGGAGTTGTTGGAGGCATTGAAGGCAAGGGCAGAGAAGAACAATGCAGGGGGTGGTTCAAGGGAAAAGGTTAACGGAGGCCATGatttggaggaggaggaggaggaagaagagcaGGAGAAGAGGGCCTTGGAGAGCCCTAAAGAAGAAGGGTGTGACTTTGTTGAGGACAGCTGCAAGAAAGGTGATGAGAAGGATCCAAAAGAAGACAATGAGATTATAGAAAAATGA